The genome window TCTCTCTTACAGTGTAGCTTATTTAGCTGAACAGAGTAGCTGTGTTTGTTTATTGTACTGAAGGGGGAGAGGTTCAGGCCAATGAAATGTTCTGTATTCAAATGAAGGGCAGTATATAGCCATTAATTTCTTTCTATATAGTACATTTTATTTAAGTTCTTTTGATACAGGCTCACTGAATAACTTTTGCTGCAAACTTGATTCTGGTCACATTGAAGCAAAAGTATGTAAGTTGACTAGTTTTCAAACGTGATAAATAGCCAGCACAGTTTCAGAGTAGAGGGTTTTTTTCAGTCTGTGCTAGCAGACACTGGGCATTAGACTCCACCAATTCCTCCCTCCAAAGCAGGTTTGTAACAGTTTTTAAAGAGAGCTATTATAGCACTTGTAAACATTGTGTCCTTGTTCACATTTGTTTTTGTGCAGTCTCCCACTGTTGAACTACCAATGCAGCTGtaccagtggtagcaacaatgggAGCATTATTTTAGATGGAACTAAAACAGCTGCCCACATTTTCACCACTGCGTTGtttagacctgctctgagcaaaGTCATTGTCACAGAGGTAAAAACGCCAGTATCCAGCTACCCAAGTGCTCCATAGGAGCTGCACCAAACAGAGTGAGATGGTGTGAGACTTCCAGAAAAGGGTGATATACACACATGAGAGAGTATGAATGCAAACAATGTTAGGAAACTTGATTTCAGAACATGGTTAAAATTAAAGTGTGGAGATAAGTGTTTCATATATTGATGATTGACCCCTCCTTCAAACAAGCACAGAAGACAAACCTATGACCTCTTACGAAGTCAATCTTAATTCTTAAATACATTGTTCCAGTATTTGATATGATACAAGCATCTTTTATCTTTGTGACTATTCTTGTTGAAATATTTTAGTGTCTACGCAAGTGGGGTTACAGACGATGTGAAGATATTTGTTGGATTAAAACCAATAAAAACAATCCTGGAAAGACCAAGACTCTGGACCCTAAAGCTGTTTTCCAAAGAACAAAGGtacagctctggctgaatttttctcctccctcctcagcTGATCTAAAAAAACACCAGGTGCTCTATGGCAATTGGTGGTCTCTGTAGTTTCAGAAAAATAGGTGCTAGGATTTTAGATTTTTTACTTTCTTGCATAGATTGGTTTTCACAGAATGGGTAATTAATTTTTCATCAATTCTAGATTCTTTACTCAATTTGATTAAATATACAGTCATCATCCACATCTAATGTTGCTTTAGGAAGTTCTTTTATGATTTTTCTGAATGTTCTTATTCATTCAAGTCTCGTTGAAATGTTGATAGACAGGAaagggaatcatagaaatgcTTTCCCGTTTATCAACCTGCAGGAAGATGAAAGCTGTATACAATTTTCTATTGTTTTCATTGTGCCTACCTGTTGGTAGAGTTGATTGTTTTTGACTTTTAGGTTGTCAGATTTTAAAAACCACTATTGAAATGTAAATGATACACGTTACATGAACAAATGCTGGCTTCACAAATGTTTCCCCTCATTACTTGCTCAAATGACAGATGGAAATTGGGCTGGGATTTAGATTAGTCCTGTATAGAAACTGATTGATTTATTTAATTCTGGAGCACACCAGTTGCTTAGAAACAAACCTCCTTCCAAATCAGAATGGCAAGAGGTTTTTTGGGAACAGCAGCTTTTGATTAAATTACTTAGTTTGACTATAGAACttgagtatttatttatttaaagatgtttatttaaacatttaaagcTTGCAGTTATAAATTGACATGGGCACTGTAAAGGCACATTATTAATCTAACTTTAACAGTAAAAATGCTGTTGAAAAACATATACAGGCATGCTCTTCTACTTTTTTAAAGAACATGACCTTAAGGACTACAGCTGTATAACAGCCATCTCCCAGTGTCCTACAAGGAAGAGGCTTTTCGCTGCATATGGATGCACGATAACCTTTGGTTCAAATTAAATATTTACTTGATGATGTAGACTAAATTAGATGCGTATTTGAATGAGTAGTGTAGTAAGAGTAGGTTGTAGGTTAGAAAGCTTAACAACGTATTATGTGAGAGTCGTAGTGGTAATCATAAATAGGCCACAGTTGTTAGGAACTGTTTTAGGATATTTCATTTAACATAGTAATCGGAACACATTTGTTTTAGTGAGTACAGGGAGCTGTCTCTCAATGCCTGGCTTATAACAATTTAAAATTTCACTAACCTTGATCACCAATTGATATGCTTAAATCATTAAGCAGAATCTCAATGGCTGTTACTATTTTAGTTGTGATCCAACTTTTACTTctttgacttaaatgggattTGGACCAGTCCTTTATATGCTTTTCTAACGTAAATATGGGTAGGTGTGGGTGTATATTTATTGTGTATGGTGGTTAAAGGCCAGATGTTTTACAACTTTTTCATGAATAAAAATAAGGGTTTTATGTACATTGGAGATAGATAAGGTTCATGTCCTTTTGTCAAAGGAGTTAGGTTGTTGATGCTGGTAACTGAGAATTTGCCTGTGTAGTGTTGTGTATACATGAATTTGGTATCAAGGTTGGTGTCAGAATTGGTTATATAACAAGAATATGTGGGGAAATTAGAGCCAATTTTATTCTGATCTGTCAGATGGCCAAGTTCATATTCTCTGTCAAATGTGAAGAAGGTAATATTCACTGATAGTATTTCTATACAGTATCAAGTGTCAAAACTTAAGACAAGAAGTTGATACAACCTCCATTGAGAGATATTACTTAAATGTAATGTATACCTGAGGCATTTATAAACCCTATTCCCTATGTTAGAAAGATTGTTTTTCACTGATATGCTGGTAACCACCAGGTTTATCAATCTTGGCATGATGGGTGATTTGCCTAGGGATTTTCTGTGCTCCATCCTATTCAACTTGAATATTTGTCAGAGAAATGGTAAAACCTAAAACGTAAGTGCTGTCAGTAAGCTCAGTATGTTGGATAGATCACTTTTTCTTTGCTTCTTTGCAGTCGCTCTCTAACCCCTAGCCCTTCTGCCAAAAATCTGGAAATGATTATACACTGTCTGCAATTTTGAGAACCATCTGGTGATGCTTAGTAAATCAGTGTTTTATGATCTGAGGAAAATTTCTCATTGGAATGTAGTACTCACAGAAACAGAACTCTGACATCAATATGCACAGCCCTCATTTCCTCTCATATCCAGTAAGGAGGTTCCCCATTTGTAGATCCTCTGTTGGTCACTTCCTACTATGTTATAGAAGGAAAAGAAACacagtgcttgtttcatttaattcAAGCATTATACTGTTCTTTGATTCAAACTGTACTAATCACTTTacactggttttatttttttgattACTATGGTGGCTATAGGAAGGAATTGGTGGATGGAGACCAGCTTTGTAAAAGGCATACTATGAAAAGAAATCTGTAAAGGACTGGCTGTTACTCTCATTTCTATTGTTTGATCCTTTCATGGCCATAAAGGAGAAAAATTATGGAATCTTCTTTTCACAGGTTACCTTAACATCATGATTTAATTTAATGTTTGTGCCAATGCATAATAAAATGAAGGAGAAACAGCATTGAGCTGTCTGACTCTGTACTGTTTGTAGCACCAGCTTGCACTGTACTGGATTCAGGAAATCTGCTTAAGGACTCCTTTCCACCTTAGACCTCTTCATGATAATCTGAAACAGTTTTAGAGTTCATAATAAATTCCTGTTTCAGACCATGAATAATTTGATTTGCAGcactgtgtgactttgagaaAAGGGACCACAATCAGAAACTCTTTAAATTAGGATCTCTTTTCTCATTGTTTTAGAAGGGTTTTTGGTACCTTTTCTGTTTGTTCCATTCTTTTGGATAAGACCTTAAAAACAGTTCATATTGGGTCAGTCCTATATGATTATCATAAAGATAGGAATTTGCCATGTGGCTTTGCTAGAACATTTTCTACACTTTATTGTGCTGTGCACTATTCAGTTCTCAAAATCCAGAGTTGATTGCATTGTACATATATGGTTTGTAATGGGCTTTAGAATCTTTCAGGATGAGACACCctccataatttttttttgttctgtctaGGAACACTGCCTTATGGGTATTAAAGGAACAGTCCGCCGTAGTACAGATGGTGACTTCATCCATGCTAATGTTGATATTGACTTAATTATCACTGAAGAGCCTGAGATTGGCAACATAGAAAAACCTGTAGAGATTTTTCACAtcattgaacacttctgccttggAAGAAGACGCCTTCATCTTTTTGGAAGGGATAGTACAATCCGACCAGGTAGATGTTCTATTTATTTTATGAAATAAGTGAAAGTTCACTTAATCTGATTGTCCCTTCCCTTGATAACTTCCATATAAGATGGAATTTCATGAGGTCAGAAAGAAAACATTGATACAAAATAGAATTTAGTCTAATGTACATTTATATTGCTGAGGTTTGTACTAGTCACAGACGTCATGTTAACCTTAAAGAGTCCAATAAAAGGGATTTCAGTAATCCTTATCGGACTGAAAGAAGCCATGTGGCCAACAGTAAATTTTGTGGTGGTGATTCCAACATGGAGCTCATCCAGCAGGAGGACATAGGATCTATTGGGCAGAAGACTTCCACCTTGCAAACAAGATTTCCACTCTGGTGATTGTGGAGAGTGCAGGCTGCGGGGAGGTGGCGGGGAAAGTGGGGAATCATTCCACCACTTGCCATATTTGGGGAACTCTGCCAGCAGTGAAGAAGCATAGGAATTGTACCCTAGTATTAGTCGTGGGCtattgccgcccccccccccccactactgaTCAGAATAGGAGAGGCACTTGCAAGTGCAGATTAGGGTGTGTATCTATAGATGGAACAGTATACACACAACGAAAGGGATGTACCTTCCCCTCTCTTGCTGGAGTGGTGTATGGAGGTTATTCTGTTTCTAGGGTTataacttctgctgctgcttatGTGGCTACCGGTGAGGGGTACAGCGACAGACCAAGAATCCAGCTTAGCACTGCTTACTAGTAAgttgtcttttaaaaatgtacagatatTTGTGtctacttttaaaaatgaacaaaatgccATAACTCCAGGTTTACAAGCTTTTTTGTACAAACTTATTAGTATAATGTGTCTGTGCTTAAACTGTTCCAAAACACATTATACCTTTTAAAGCCATTTTGATATCTCGTTCCTCTGTTGTcagacttcattttaaaaaagaaatagaagaCCAAACTCCATAGCAGCTTTGGAAAGTGAATGTCTTTATCATGTGCAAAGTAGAAAATAACACTCACTGCTGGTTGTAAATTCTCATCTGTGTGAATATCCTAAAGAGCTTTTTAGACAGATGTGTCCCAGGCCAGGTGATAGATTTCAAGTAAATTAAGAACAGATTTCCTCCCACATCACCAACCAAGCAATCACTTAAAAAGCAGCTGAATCTGGAAAGTCTGTGGCAGCTGTTGCTTTTAGAGGGAGAGGGATGCCTTTCTTCAACGTCCTCGCCAGCTATAAGTATTCTTCCTCATTATTGCTGAGCTAATGTCAGATAAAATACTTCGATTGCTATGATGGCTTTTTACACCTTGTCAGAATCATGACCTATGTGTGGCTTCTTTCCTGAAAACTATTTTACCTTGGTTAGCCATGTGAGCTTGAATGGCATTGCCAGCAATTTGACACGTCCCTGTATTGGCTCCAAGTCTAAAACTACAACAGCCACTGCGTGCCTAGTCTAGAAGTTACCAGTGCATGCATCAGGCCTTTTGAGGTTACTTTCAGTCTAAAATGTTGCACATTTCCTCTGTCGTGGGCCCTTCCCTTCATTGCTTTCCTGAATGAAATGCAGTTTCACTAGGAAAAATGTGTTGACTTCGTTCTCATGCCCACTTGTTACCAAGTTTTGCAACACTAGTAGATGCTATTTTAACGTTACACAAAGTGGATTTTGGCAGTCTAActggatttggttttaaaaaagcattttagttgCCAGAGGAATGGTTACCATTCTTAAGATAGTTAAAATCAGCTGACTCCGGCTGTTACTCTCACTGAATGTTATCCCCTGGTTAATGACTGACTGCTAAGATTAATATCCAAAGCTCAGACTAATGGGATACACAAACAACTTGTTCAGCATAGTAAcacatttattaaaaagaaaatgcatatTTGCGAGGGAACTTCCAAAGCTGCGGTTTCAATTTCTATGGACTCTAAGTAGCTTTCTTATTAAAACAATGTGTTGCAGTAAATGGGAGTAACTAATTTTCACTAAACTAGGGAAGTGCATTACACTATGCAGACATGTTATGCCTTGTGATTTGTAAGAGCTAAGGCTTActtttattataaaaacaaaattagtCCATCTGGGATGGGAAGGAGAATGGTACAACAACTGCAAACAGTACACTCCCAAACGTGTAGCCTGGCTTCTTCAGTAGCAAGTTACATCTATTACTAACCAGCTTCTGTTATATCTAGTCAGCCTTCCACTGTTCTCTAGATGGTGTTCTCGGTCTTAATTTAGTTTTACATGTCTCTGAGGGAGAGAGAACATTGCATCCTTGAGGCTTCTTTTGACTGTACTGCAGAGATTCACATAACTTTGTTAATCTCATGTTCTAGTCACCTACTGGGCTGCTTCTGTATTTTAAGCTAGTGATGGGCCCTCATGTTCTTTGGAACTGTATTGTATGCTTAATTACAATATATTTAGCTCAGTAGACTAACAGTGGCCCCTCTCTTTTGTTAGTTCAGGCAATGGCAAAAATTGGCAGAGCACACTTTTGCTCGCCAGTGATGATTAGCACTTAAGTAGCGTTTTTCATCTTCAGACTGCTTTGCAAACAACTCTAACAAATCCTCACAGCATTGATGGATGTAAACCTAACCCAGTATTTTTATTCCCTATTTTAAAATTGGGACCTGGGGGGAGTGATGCAAAGTTTTAGTTGACCCTGGCAAAGGTCAGGAAGTTAGTATTAGAGCCTGGATTTTAATTTGTTCCTTGTTGCTAGCACTCAGTCCACTAAACCCTGTCTTTCTCATTAGTAAGTGATATATAACTGGAAGTTCGTTTCCAGGAATTCTCTTCAGTGGGTGAAGTACTGGACCACTTATATAGCTCATAGTGTCATGAGGTACAGTACAGACTTAAACCTGAATATCTTTCTGGTAACTTCATTTTCCCTGAGTGGTATTTTGATTCTTAAGTAAATTAGTCAATTTAAGGACTATGCATTCACATACATGCCTGCTCAACCAAGTTGTTtgtagtgttgctgtagctgtatTTGTCCCAGGATAGGAGAGAGACAActtgggtgaggtcatatctttttttggatcagtttctgttgatgaaagagaaaaGCTCTGTggatcttgaaagcttgtctctctcaccagtagaacatggtctaataaaagatattacctcacctgccttgtcacTCAACCCAGTGTaaatttcaaactgaaatattCACATTTCCATAAGTTGGGACCTTTTCCCGTGCAGACTTCTTTTTTTTGAAGGGTTCACTGTTGGCTGCTTCTTATAGACCTAAGAGAACTGTTTTTCAGAAAACATTACTATCAACTCAAGAGCTTTATCCAACATCCACATGAAGATGTTAAGAAAAAACGAGTCTGTCCTTAAAGCATAAAATTCAGTTTGCTGCTCTTGCTAACTTTTTatcttctgttttttcttaaGGCTGGCTGACTGTGGGACCCACCCTCACAAACAGTAACTTTAATGCAGAAACCTATGCCTCCTACTTCACGGCTCCAAATTCCGATCTGACTGGTTGTACAGAAGAGATTGAGCGACTTCGACCTAAATCACCACCTCCAAAATCCAAGTCGGACCGAGGAGGTGGAGCTCctaggggaggaggaagaggcgggACTTCAGCTGGCCgcggagagagaggcagagagaggaataGAACTAATTTCCGGGGTGAAAGGGGTGGATTCAGAGGGGGCCGCGGAGGTACCCACAGGGGAGGCTTCCCCCCACGCTGATTACATTTGAGTCATTAGTTCTCCCTCTGGTCCTATGCCTCTTCTTCTTCATATCTTTTTAGTGCTGTTTCCACCAAGATGAGTCATTCCGGGGACTCAATCcagatgacttttttttaattgagtgtGCTTTCTGCAAGCAGTTCCAGATACTTTGCCTGCCCACATCTGGCACATCACCTTACTTGGCAGTTGGGATCCAGCACCTGATGGCAATGAGCTGAGAAGCCTCCTGGCAGCTTTCATTCACCAGGAAGGAGGTCAGAGCAGCCTGGGAACATCAGAAGGGGTTATCTCCCCAAGCTGTGAATAGGATTTGAAGAGGAGTCATTTGCTCTGATCTtttccaactttaaaaaaaaaaaaatctttcagcttTTTTCTTTAATGCTTCCCTATAAACGCTGAACAGATCCCCCCCCTTACCTTTTGTGTAGGTATCAGTTTCTTTCCATTATCAATATGATGGGTCAGGACTCAGAGATGCAATTTGAATTTGCATGATGATGATACAGACTTGCATTGTATTTATGGAAGGAAAAATGGTGTGTCTATAATAGCATTTATTTCTTCCTCCCCTATATTCATAACTAAACAGAGGAGTAATATTGAATAAATAGAGctctatttttttctatttgttttaaatttccccAGTCATTCCTGGGAGTAGTTTtgtagtatttttatttttcacttgtcAAATATATTTAGAACATTTTTTATCTTTGATATTTGGACTGAAAAACCAGAAACAATTCTATGTTGTCACTTGTAATGCTTCATGGAAAGCAAAAAGTGGCAGTCATCCATATTTGTCCTAGGACTTTTGTTTACGTAGACATGCATTGATTTAACGTAGAGAATCTTGCCCTTTGCCTGTTTACTGTCTTATTCGTGACTAGGGAAAGCCAAGtttttattacaaaataaatGCAGTATGAATAATGAAACCGCCCCAGTGGAGGTAGTAtttggggaaaggggagaaagCCATAAAGAGGGAAAGTGCTTCCAGAGAAATCTGGATAAACTCCACCTGCAAACACAATGCTCAGAGATCGAAAAATTGTGTTCAAGCTTTGCTTTGCCAGTGGATCTTTAAATAGTAAGTGATGTGTGGATGAGAATGTCTTATAGAAAATCAGCTTCAGAATACAACTTTGAAAGAGAAAGTGATTCACCTTTATTGTAACTGTGTGGTATTTGTTTTTAGATAAGCCAGCTCTGTAAATCAGTTGTACAGTACTTGATGCATATGaacaaatcctggccccactgaagtccaagggATTTTGCTATGGATTTCATCGGGACTAGAATTTGTCCCTAGGACTCTTGTACTACTTATCTACTGAACTTTTAAATGAATGTCCTGTAAAGTGGTGAATAATGAAATTTATTTCAGTATTGTTTTTGATAAACATCTTTCCTAATATTTTCTAgaattttttggttttatttaaatgtagattTTATTCATTCTTCAATTTGCCTttaaagtttttattttgttggttttctgcTTAGACAATTCAGCTTTTCTTTATAAAGGAACAGAGGTTCCTATTGTGTTTAATGGATGAAATCTCCCATCATTTTTTTGCTTAAtggttttttttaacacacacctcctcctccttgcccccCACGCTTTATAATTTGGACAGTTTACTGGACTCTGATTTTAGTAACTGTAAATGACAATTGGTAATAGGTGAATAAATCTCTCCACTATATACATTGTACTTCTACCTGTGTCACATCTGCAAAGCTGAGGAGTGACTCGAAGTAGAAGTTGGTTGAGTTGGGGGTCCTTGAATCCTTGATTTTCTAGAATATCAGTAGCTCATTTGAACATCAGTGATGCTTGCAGCAGATTGCATCTGGAACAAGCCCAGAATGCTTAACAGTTGTGGGCCACAACCTTTGACTGTTGTACATGCTCAACATTACAGATGGCACCCTCATGCCACTGAAAACAACTTCTGTAAGGTGAGGAGGAAAGTGATATTAACCCAGTGCTTTCTTCCTCTGATTCTTCTTCCTCATACATGCCTTCTCTACAGTTGAAGAACAAATATTCTGGCATAAAATATGAAAGGAGCAATGAATCCTCGATACTGCACTCTAACCTAAAAATAACTCTTAAAGGAGAACTGAGATGTCTTGCTTTAGGTCAGAATGGCAGAGTTGGGAAAACTGCTTAAGATGGGAAAGCAATAAATGTCTGCTAATCGCTCCTAAGGCTTCAACTGCCTTTGGATGCACACTGCTCCCATTGATGCCAATGAAAGTCCCATATACACATTGACAAACAAACTTGCTCCTTGTCAACTGATGATGTTGACTCTCAGGAAAATATGGATTCTTGAATGTCATCCTGGCAGTTTTCTGTGCTTCAGAGGTACACTAGGGCTGTGTGCCCTGTTGTGTCAGCACTGATGCAGAGAGACTGCGTCTCCATGTGACAAGGTAGTACATTATCCATATTTGATCTATCCTTGACTGACAACATTAGTGCTTTGTGGTGATGACCTCCGTTCATGAGAAACTGAAGTGAAGCTATAACCTTTCCAGATAGGCTATAAAAATGCCACCATTTGGTAACTTCTGATCACTATTGACCTGGGCCACACTTGCACTTGTATTCTGAAAGGAAAGGCTTTGTATCCCATTACTAATGGCCATCCTGTCTCTTGATAGGAGCATTTTCACAGGAGAGGGGTGATGATTACACTTAGCCAATTATGGACTCAAGTGAGTCTTTTATCTAACATATTTAGCTAATTCGAGCACTTCCCATTCTTGAAGACGGAACCAAACAGAACGttctccatttcaaattttgtcACATGCTTAATGCCACCTTTCTTATTTCTGCAGCCTATTCTAGTATAGCTGCTTAGTTCTTGTCCTGTCTGTTCAGGAGGTTACTTATAAAGTGTGATCTTCAAAGTTCTATTTGTGCAGCAAGTAAAGAATTTGACAATGACATGGGCTAGCCTATTGGGACAGCTAAACATACTGCttcaaaagaattttaaaactcAGTCGACTGTAATTTTCTGTGTAAAACTAGCCATCTTGAGTCTTTTGCTCACATATACTGTCACTTGTAATAAATTTGTTGAAATGTTAAATGTACTGTTAAATTgtttgaaaaaatggaaaatgttttcagaATGTCTTTCCATGAAATAGTATACCATTAGCACCGCCTGGTTATGTATAACTTAGCATCCCTTGTAGGCCACGTATCTAACGCAATTCATGTATTTCTACAGTGATTGCTAGTGATCTTCCAAAGGTTCTAGTACTTGTGGAAACTTAGGATATGTCTTCTTCCATCCACCAGTACCTTCACATAAAGAACCAAGATGTTTGTAGGAAGGCCTTAGTCATCATTTTGTGAATATTGTAAATTTTGTCAGTTTATGTTGATGGAAGTGAAGGAAATGCACCAATGAAAGAACGGTTTTGGCCAGTCATAGTGCAGGTGGTGAGAGAGTTCCATGGACCAGCCACAGTGCAGAGAGCTCTGTAGGCATGCCAGCTCTTTGAACTTTGACTAGGATTGGTTGGTTTTTCTCAGCCCTTATGTAGGAGTTGGAAGGCGTATTCTGTGACAATGGggttcttgtctctctctccatagTTATATCATTATTATAAACAAGAATAACAGGAACCTCATGTACACAGTCAAGTGAAAACTTAAAAATCTAAAACTGCTGAAATAAGATTTAAGTTTGTGAAACAGACAATAGCATATTTAAAGAGAGATTGTATACTCTGCCCCTAATACTTATTCCAATCCATTACGCACCTGGAACCTTTTATGTGCAGGGTACTACCTTAAACTAGGAACACCTCATCTCCAGTCTTGACCTTTTGGGGTTTATTTATTACTTTCCAGCTTTCAAAAAATCTCTAAAGTTTAGAAGCATTTTGGTTCTTTAAGATCCAAACACTGTTAATGTATTCATATTCCTTGCAAGGGATTGGAGTCTGATCCTATCTTTAAGGTAACTTTGAatacacttagaatcatagaatattagggttggaagggacctcaggaggtcatctagtccaacccccaatttttgccccagatcccaaatggccccctcaaggattgaactcacaaccctgggtttagcaggccaatgctcaaaccactgagctatccctcccctccacctgAGAGGGTTAAATGGCATTCAGTCCAACTgcagtgaatatttttttttcactagCAACCACATTGGATCCCAATGAAGAAATTTAATTCATCAAGATTCTTCCATTGGCTTTAGTGACCTTTAATTTGAAAGGATTAAATACAATGTTAGGAAAACTGTGGCTAGGGGATAGGAAATGTCCATTCATGATTGTATCAAGAACACTCTGAAAGTTTGTTATGGTACAAGCATCTGTCTGtcagttttgttcttttttgacCCATTATGATGTATTCTCGTAGGGATAATTAGAGTAAATAAAAGCACTTAATAAATGACCCCTCCTATTTTTGTATACAGTAACAACTGttcacaaaaaaaagaaaagaaaaaaggtttgtttGTATGCTGAGAAACTGCACCAAATTTTAGCCAGGTAGGCTATTCTAGTAAGGATCTGGAGTTTTAGTTATAATCAAAAAGATGTAGAAGAGCCTATTAAAGATTGTTTAAAATGTCCAGAAAGTTACCTGGTGTCTCTGAAATATAAGTGGGCTTTTATTAGTCTGATTATTTTTGGTGGTAGGTGGTATTTTAGTgacacctatagttaaggttggcCAGCGTTTTCTATTGTACGATCTTGTTTGCAGTTACATGTAACTTTGCAAGAGTTAAACTGTTATGGCTGAAAATTCCCATCTGCTTTGTTGAGAACCTCTCACAACTTCGTTCTTCAACAAGGACTTGAAATGTGTCCGGTTGGTCGCCCTGGTGTCAGGGTGGGATGTCCGTTTGCCCTTCTGTTACAGAAATGTTTGCATGTGGCCAAGTTATaggcctttgaaaaatctgtatATGTTCaatagagacttgttagagtttgacagctaaattctctgatcatgctccagcccctcacagcTTCTACATGCCAATTGGAGTGGGCATGTGCCTTCCCCATAGAGTTATTGAACATGCTCCATcgcagggctgcagcagctgaaTAGGACTCTCTTTGCAATTGTCCTGCtggagggagaacagaagctttTTTCCCTGTGCGCTTAATGCCTTCCCTTCTGGGGGTGTGGttagtgaggaggaggaggagttggccTGATTGACTGTAGAAAGGTGAGGGGTGGAGGGCAGGCAGGGGTAGAAGCTGGCAAGGGGTAGAGCTGAGGAACAGGTGCTGGAAAGGGAAGAGTGACAGGAACAGAGGGGGATAGAAACAAAGGGGAGAAaactgagctggggggagaatAGGAGTGGCAGGGACTGTagcagagcaggagtcaggcatGGGGGTGATGAGTAGAAGCCGGGAGGGATAGTCACAGGGGAAaattggggagtggggtgggtagCAGCAGAAAGGGAGAAGGAGGTGGAAGGAAAGGGATGGGGTGGAAGGGTCTGTAACCACTAAAGCACGCTCCCCTACAGGACCTGGAAAGGAATCCATTTTCCCTGAGTCTCAACATTCTTTGGCTGTCTAGCAAACAGGTGTG of Natator depressus isolate rNatDep1 chromosome 4, rNatDep2.hap1, whole genome shotgun sequence contains these proteins:
- the METTL14 gene encoding N(6)-adenosine-methyltransferase non-catalytic subunit METTL14 isoform X3; this translates as MCLHAYKICFIPKDEVELHQDEENLPYEEEIYKDSSTFLKGTQSLNPHNDYCQHFVDTGHRPQNFIRDVGLADRFEEYPKLRELIRLKDELISKSNTPPMYLQADLEAFDIRELKSKFDVILLEPPLEEYYRETGITANEKCWTWDDIMKLEIEEIASLRSFVFLWCGSGEGLDLGRVCLRKWGYRRCEDICWIKTNKNNPGKTKTLDPKAVFQRTKEHCLMGIKGTVRRSTDGDFIHANVDIDLIITEEPEIGNIEKPVEIFHIIEHFCLGRRRLHLFGRDSTIRPGWLTVGPTLTNSNFNAETYASYFTAPNSDLTGCTEEIERLRPKSPPPKSKSDRGGGAPRGGGRGGTSAGRGERGRERNRTNFRGERGGFRGGRGGTHRGGFPPR